In a single window of the Prochlorococcus marinus CUG1415 genome:
- the tyrS gene encoding tyrosine--tRNA ligase: MSDNLILPSWLSRGIEEYFPSKETDQTFSEIIDHAKKNNKKLRVKLGIDPTGTDIHLGHSILFKKLRAFQDNGHVAVLIIGDFTAQIGDPTGKNKTRVQLSEKQVKENAKTYLTQLGMGKPANESILDFDSKDRIEIRYNSEWLKGLDLNSIIELMGSATVSQMLAKEEFNKRYTSQVSIALHEFLYPLLQGYDSVVVQSDIELGGTDQKFNIAIGRDLQRHFKQKPQFGILLPILTGLDGIKKMSKSEFNTVGLTDDPLSMYSKLEKVPDDIIPTYFELLTELDLSLLEKSNPRELQRRMALEVTTLFHGTEEALKAQSNCEKLFLGHKEKVGEIPEISLKEIVFPVKFFYLLSALKLFKSSSESKRSIKGGGVKIDSQKVINPDLVFDSKNELEGKILQIGKKIIKRFGN, translated from the coding sequence ATGTCAGATAATTTAATATTGCCATCATGGCTCTCAAGAGGAATAGAAGAATATTTCCCAAGTAAGGAAACAGATCAAACTTTTTCGGAGATAATTGATCATGCGAAAAAAAATAATAAAAAATTAAGGGTTAAACTCGGAATCGATCCAACTGGAACAGATATTCATCTTGGGCACAGCATATTGTTCAAAAAACTTAGGGCATTTCAAGATAATGGTCATGTTGCAGTTTTAATTATTGGAGATTTTACTGCTCAAATTGGAGATCCAACTGGAAAAAACAAAACAAGAGTGCAGTTATCGGAAAAACAAGTTAAGGAAAATGCAAAAACTTACTTAACCCAACTAGGAATGGGTAAACCAGCTAATGAATCTATTTTAGATTTTGATTCAAAAGATAGAATAGAAATTAGATATAACAGTGAATGGTTAAAAGGACTAGATCTTAATTCGATAATTGAATTAATGGGGAGTGCAACAGTTAGTCAAATGCTTGCTAAGGAGGAATTTAATAAAAGGTACACTTCACAAGTTTCAATTGCTTTGCATGAATTCTTATATCCATTATTACAAGGTTACGATTCGGTGGTTGTTCAATCAGATATTGAGCTTGGAGGGACAGATCAGAAATTTAATATTGCAATAGGAAGAGATCTTCAAAGGCATTTTAAACAAAAACCTCAGTTTGGTATTCTGTTGCCAATTTTGACAGGTTTAGATGGCATAAAGAAGATGAGTAAATCTGAATTTAACACCGTTGGTTTGACTGATGACCCACTTTCAATGTATTCAAAATTAGAAAAAGTACCCGACGATATAATACCTACCTATTTTGAATTACTTACTGAATTAGATTTAAGTTTGCTTGAAAAATCAAATCCTCGTGAATTACAGAGAAGAATGGCTTTAGAAGTTACTACTTTATTCCATGGGACTGAAGAAGCATTAAAAGCGCAATCAAACTGCGAAAAATTATTTCTTGGACACAAAGAAAAAGTTGGAGAAATTCCAGAAATTTCATTAAAAGAGATTGTTTTTCCAGTAAAGTTTTTTTACTTGCTAAGTGCTCTAAAACTTTTCAAATCAAGCAGCGAATCCAAAAGATCTATTAAAGGTGGGGGAGTAAAAATTGATAGTCAGAAAGTAATAAATCCTGATTTAGTTTTTGATTCAAAAAATGAATTAGAAGGGAAGATTTTACAAATTGGAAAAAAAATAATTAAGAGGTTTGGAAACTAA
- a CDS encoding DUF1825 family protein has translation MGFFESDIVQEEAKKLFTDYQELMKLGSDYGKFDREGKKMFIKRMESLMDRYKVFMKRFELSEDFQAKMTVEQLKTQLSQFGITPDQMFDQMNKTLIRMKDELDKTS, from the coding sequence ATGGGATTCTTTGAGTCAGACATAGTTCAAGAAGAAGCTAAAAAGCTTTTTACAGATTACCAAGAACTTATGAAACTTGGTTCTGATTATGGAAAATTTGACAGAGAAGGAAAAAAGATGTTTATAAAAAGAATGGAATCTCTTATGGATCGTTATAAGGTTTTTATGAAGAGATTTGAATTGTCTGAAGATTTTCAGGCCAAAATGACAGTAGAACAATTAAAGACACAGTTAAGTCAATTTGGAATTACTCCTGATCAAATGTTCGATCAGATGAATAAAACCTTAATAAGAATGAAGGATGAACTTGATAAAACTTCTTAA
- a CDS encoding leucyl aminopeptidase: MQFSTFQKNLDNWQGASLIFGVLEEEIASQLENIKFVVEPKLLLKKVTQKKFKGGKGETLSFEFLDQKLETLIIVGLGKSKDLKKSDIENSIGNLIRKTVDKNEKISILLPWELINSKLEINQLAESVRLSAYKDNRFNKKKDEERVLKEIEFLNLKKFENISFEETEKICEGVELARRLVAAPPNSLTPKEMSMQASQIAKEHGLEVKILEAKDCENLGMGAYLAVAKGSDLDPKFIHLTLKSEGPIKEKIALVGKGLTFDSGGYNLKVGASQIEMMKYDMGGSAAVLGAAKALGAIKPKGLEIHFIVAACENMINGSAVHPGDVVKASNGKTIEINNTDAEGRLTLADALTYASNLKPDSIIDLATLTGAIVVALGNDVAGFWSNNNDLANDLKAASAQAGEELWQMPLQKSYKEGLKSDIADMKNTGPRAGGSITAALFLEEFFDKEIKWAHIDIAGTCWTDKNKGINPSGATGFGVKTLVQWIKNK, encoded by the coding sequence ATGCAATTTTCCACATTCCAAAAAAATCTAGATAACTGGCAAGGTGCTTCGTTAATTTTTGGAGTTTTAGAGGAAGAAATTGCAAGTCAACTTGAAAACATAAAATTTGTTGTTGAACCAAAATTATTACTAAAAAAAGTTACTCAAAAAAAATTCAAAGGAGGGAAAGGGGAAACTCTAAGCTTTGAATTTTTAGATCAAAAATTAGAAACTCTAATCATAGTTGGTCTTGGAAAATCGAAAGACCTAAAAAAAAGTGATATAGAAAACTCCATAGGAAATCTAATTAGGAAAACTGTTGATAAAAATGAAAAAATCAGCATCTTGCTACCTTGGGAATTAATAAATTCAAAACTAGAAATAAATCAATTAGCGGAATCAGTCAGATTATCTGCCTATAAGGACAATAGATTCAACAAGAAAAAAGATGAAGAGAGAGTTCTGAAAGAAATAGAGTTTTTGAATTTAAAGAAATTTGAAAATATTAGCTTTGAAGAGACAGAAAAAATATGTGAAGGTGTAGAACTAGCCAGAAGACTGGTAGCCGCCCCTCCAAATAGTCTTACGCCAAAGGAAATGTCTATGCAAGCTTCTCAAATAGCTAAAGAGCATGGTTTGGAAGTAAAAATTTTAGAGGCAAAAGATTGTGAAAATTTAGGAATGGGTGCATATTTAGCTGTGGCAAAAGGTTCTGATCTAGATCCTAAATTTATACATCTCACTTTGAAGTCAGAGGGGCCTATAAAAGAAAAGATTGCGCTTGTTGGTAAAGGTTTAACCTTTGATTCTGGAGGATACAACCTGAAAGTAGGAGCATCTCAAATTGAAATGATGAAATATGATATGGGCGGAAGCGCTGCAGTTTTAGGAGCAGCAAAAGCACTTGGAGCAATAAAACCAAAGGGGCTAGAAATACATTTTATTGTGGCAGCTTGCGAAAACATGATAAATGGATCTGCAGTACATCCTGGAGATGTAGTTAAGGCATCTAATGGTAAGACAATTGAAATAAATAACACTGATGCAGAGGGTAGACTCACATTAGCTGATGCTTTAACTTACGCATCCAATTTAAAACCGGATTCAATAATAGATCTAGCCACTTTAACAGGAGCTATTGTGGTTGCATTAGGTAATGATGTAGCTGGATTCTGGAGCAATAATAATGATCTAGCAAATGATCTAAAAGCTGCATCGGCCCAAGCTGGGGAAGAGTTATGGCAAATGCCTTTACAAAAATCCTATAAAGAAGGGTTAAAGTCCGATATAGCTGATATGAAAAATACAGGTCCTAGGGCAGGTGGATCAATAACTGCAGCTTTGTTTTTAGAGGAATTCTTTGATAAAGAGATTAAATGGGCTCATATTGATATTGCTGGGACTTGTTGGACTGATAAGAATAAGGGGATTAATCCATCAGGTGCAACCGGGTTTGGAGTTAAAACTCTTGTTCAATGGATTAAAAATAAATAA
- the msrA gene encoding peptide-methionine (S)-S-oxide reductase MsrA translates to MKFFLPLIIVFSILINPLNTNAEELTLAGGCFWCLEHDLESLKGIKNVQSGYSGGNLQNPTYENHDGHQEVVLVNYDSKLVSLPEILRLYLRNIDPLDGKGQFCDRGDSYRPVIFFKDSNQESYAKDALVSASNELRVPLEKISVELKSKGQFWLAEEYHQDFAERNELKYKFYRYSCGRDQRLDKLWGDNARSTNPWSE, encoded by the coding sequence ATGAAATTTTTTTTACCTCTGATAATTGTTTTTTCAATATTAATAAACCCTTTAAACACTAATGCAGAAGAATTAACTCTTGCAGGAGGTTGTTTTTGGTGTTTAGAACATGACTTAGAGTCCTTAAAGGGGATCAAGAATGTGCAAAGTGGCTATTCAGGTGGAAATTTACAAAATCCTACGTACGAAAATCATGATGGGCATCAGGAAGTGGTTTTGGTTAATTATGATTCCAAATTGGTAAGTTTACCTGAGATACTTAGGCTGTATTTGAGAAATATTGACCCTCTTGACGGAAAAGGACAATTTTGTGATCGTGGAGATTCTTATAGGCCAGTGATCTTTTTCAAAGATTCAAACCAGGAAAGTTATGCAAAAGATGCACTTGTTTCCGCCTCTAATGAGTTGCGAGTGCCATTAGAAAAAATATCTGTAGAACTAAAATCAAAAGGTCAATTTTGGTTGGCTGAAGAATATCATCAGGATTTTGCTGAGAGAAATGAATTGAAATATAAGTTTTACAGATACTCATGTGGGAGAGATCAGAGGTTGGATAAATTATGGGGTGATAACGCTAGATCTACTAATCCTTGGTCCGAATGA
- the lpxB gene encoding lipid-A-disaccharide synthase — MNKKIFISTGEVSGDLHGGLLSKALFDEARKHSINLEIYGLGGEKMKNEGVHLLRDTTSISAIGIWEALPLIIPMMKVQKKFYESIKKCRPNCLILIDYMGPNIKIGTKLKRSRNSLPIYYYIAPQEWAWRVGNNSTTNLINFSDKIFAIFKQEANFYKRRGGNVIWIGHPMIDLTKKLPSKKDSRIILKLRSNQNILLLMPASRPQELRYILPTFLKAAKKLQLRYPSLVVYIPSCRRVFDERFRKGLEKYEIQGKVISQKDDSELMPYIYSLTKIALCKSGTVNMELALYGIPQIVGYRVSRVTAFIAKRILNFKVRFISPVNLLLKKLIIPEFVQNNFNEKKIFYKACRLLDLTSEKAKIKKGYTLLKKELGEEGVVDRAAKEIIKSII, encoded by the coding sequence ATGAATAAAAAAATATTTATAAGTACCGGAGAAGTCTCTGGAGATTTACATGGAGGTTTATTGTCAAAAGCATTATTTGATGAAGCTAGAAAACATTCAATTAATTTAGAGATCTATGGACTAGGTGGAGAGAAGATGAAGAATGAAGGAGTCCACCTTCTTAGAGATACTACATCTATAAGTGCGATAGGAATATGGGAGGCTTTACCTCTAATTATTCCCATGATGAAGGTTCAGAAAAAATTCTATGAATCCATCAAGAAGTGTCGGCCAAATTGCTTAATACTGATTGATTATATGGGTCCAAATATTAAAATTGGGACTAAATTAAAAAGATCTAGAAATAGTCTTCCAATTTATTATTATATTGCTCCTCAAGAATGGGCATGGAGGGTTGGTAATAATAGCACTACAAACTTAATTAATTTTTCAGATAAAATTTTTGCAATTTTCAAGCAGGAAGCAAACTTTTATAAGAGGAGGGGGGGAAATGTTATTTGGATTGGACATCCAATGATTGATTTAACGAAAAAACTACCCTCGAAGAAAGATTCGAGAATAATTTTAAAACTTCGATCAAATCAGAATATCTTACTTTTAATGCCTGCATCAAGACCCCAAGAGTTGAGATATATATTACCTACCTTCTTGAAAGCCGCAAAAAAATTACAATTAAGATATCCAAGTCTTGTTGTTTATATTCCATCCTGTAGGAGAGTTTTTGATGAAAGATTTAGAAAGGGTTTAGAAAAATATGAAATTCAAGGTAAGGTTATTTCTCAAAAAGATGATTCTGAATTGATGCCTTATATTTATTCATTAACAAAAATAGCTTTATGCAAATCAGGAACAGTTAATATGGAATTAGCTTTATATGGAATACCACAGATTGTGGGATATAGAGTCAGTAGAGTTACTGCTTTTATTGCAAAAAGAATTCTCAATTTTAAGGTGCGTTTTATTTCTCCTGTTAATCTTTTATTAAAAAAATTAATAATTCCTGAGTTCGTCCAAAATAATTTTAATGAAAAGAAAATTTTTTATAAAGCTTGCAGGCTTCTCGATCTAACTTCAGAAAAAGCAAAAATAAAAAAAGGTTACACTCTTTTAAAAAAAGAATTAGGGGAGGAAGGAGTAGTTGATAGAGCAGCCAAAGAAATTATTAAATCCATAATTTGA
- the lpxA gene encoding acyl-ACP--UDP-N-acetylglucosamine O-acyltransferase: MENKNTELKSSFRGVKVHPNAFVDPRAELHDGVMISQGAIVGPNVTIGKGTEIGPNAVITGRTQIGKNNKVFPNVFIGLDPQDLKYKGASTEVIIGDKNTFRECVTINKATDEGDKTIIGNNNLLMAYTHIGHNCELGNRIVISNSVQVAGHVKVEDQAIIGGCLGVHQFVHIGYLAMIGGMTRVDRDVPPFCLAEGHPGRLRGLNRIGIKRSGLLENQDFDLKLLQSTWNLLFKSNNVMSEALEMAKKGKLDFSSKKLCDFLKDSISKERRGPMPLIN, from the coding sequence ATGGAGAATAAAAATACTGAATTAAAATCAAGCTTTAGAGGTGTGAAAGTGCACCCAAATGCATTTGTTGATCCAAGGGCAGAATTACATGATGGAGTTATGATCTCTCAAGGAGCTATTGTCGGTCCTAATGTGACTATCGGGAAAGGAACCGAAATAGGACCGAATGCTGTTATTACGGGAAGAACTCAAATTGGTAAAAACAATAAAGTTTTCCCAAATGTTTTTATAGGTTTGGATCCCCAAGATCTTAAATATAAAGGTGCTTCTACTGAAGTAATTATTGGAGATAAAAATACTTTTAGAGAATGCGTGACTATTAATAAGGCAACGGATGAAGGAGATAAAACTATTATTGGTAATAATAATTTGTTAATGGCATATACTCACATAGGCCATAATTGTGAACTTGGAAATAGAATAGTTATATCAAATAGTGTTCAAGTTGCTGGCCATGTAAAGGTTGAAGATCAAGCTATTATTGGTGGTTGTTTAGGTGTTCATCAATTTGTACATATTGGATATTTAGCAATGATTGGAGGAATGACAAGAGTTGATAGAGACGTACCACCTTTTTGTTTAGCTGAAGGACATCCAGGAAGATTAAGAGGTTTGAATAGGATTGGTATTAAAAGAAGTGGTTTGCTTGAAAATCAGGATTTTGATTTAAAACTTTTGCAAAGTACGTGGAATTTACTTTTTAAGTCCAATAATGTAATGTCTGAAGCATTAGAAATGGCAAAAAAAGGCAAATTAGATTTTTCTTCAAAAAAATTATGTGACTTTTTAAAAGATTCAATCTCAAAAGAAAGACGCGGCCCAATGCCTTTAATAAATTAA
- the fabZ gene encoding 3-hydroxyacyl-ACP dehydratase FabZ has product MEKKLSSENNQLSSENILGLLPHRYPFALVDKVIEHIPGKRAVAVKNVTINEPQFQGHFPERPLMPGVLIVESMAQVGGIIVTQMPDLPKGLFVFAGINNVKFRKPVIPGDQLIISCELLSIKRQRFGKVKGEAHVDGKLVCAGELMFSLVD; this is encoded by the coding sequence TTGGAAAAGAAATTATCAAGTGAAAATAATCAACTCTCCTCTGAGAACATATTAGGTTTATTACCTCACAGATATCCTTTTGCTCTTGTGGATAAAGTAATAGAGCATATTCCAGGGAAGCGGGCTGTAGCAGTAAAAAATGTAACTATAAATGAGCCTCAATTTCAAGGACATTTTCCTGAAAGACCCCTAATGCCAGGAGTACTTATTGTTGAATCAATGGCTCAAGTTGGGGGAATAATAGTAACGCAAATGCCTGATCTCCCTAAAGGACTTTTCGTCTTTGCGGGAATCAACAATGTTAAATTTAGAAAACCTGTTATCCCTGGAGATCAATTGATAATTAGTTGTGAATTATTGAGTATTAAAAGACAAAGATTTGGCAAGGTTAAAGGTGAGGCACACGTTGATGGGAAGTTGGTTTGTGCTGGAGAATTAATGTTCTCATTAGTTGACTAG
- the lpxC gene encoding UDP-3-O-acyl-N-acetylglucosamine deacetylase, with product MFSWPTNYDYCYTLAGVISKEGVGLHSGEKTSVTISSYEKEGYYVSFKDKPNEIFKLTQDLIGSTMLCTAVKLGERNLYTIEHLLSSMAGCGLSYIHIEVDGKEIPLLDGSAIQWVRNFEEVGIKKAPKPDNFFREINKSIILNKEGSVIAATPSKKTTIISTISFSYKAIGNQTFVIDLNPKSFVEMIAPARTFGFKDQFQELSELGLIKGGSLENALVCDGDKWVNPPLRFDNEPIRHKILDLIGDLALVGLPKAQILVYKGSHSLNALLASSLKN from the coding sequence GTGTTTTCTTGGCCTACTAATTATGATTACTGCTATACCTTAGCTGGTGTTATCTCCAAAGAAGGTGTAGGCCTTCATAGTGGAGAAAAAACAAGTGTTACAATTTCTTCTTACGAAAAAGAAGGATATTATGTTTCTTTCAAGGATAAACCAAATGAGATTTTTAAGCTAACTCAAGATTTAATTGGCAGTACAATGCTCTGTACGGCGGTGAAATTAGGTGAAAGAAATTTATATACTATTGAACATTTATTATCTTCAATGGCTGGATGTGGCTTAAGTTACATACATATTGAGGTTGATGGGAAAGAAATCCCACTTTTAGATGGATCGGCAATTCAGTGGGTTAGAAATTTTGAAGAAGTAGGAATAAAAAAGGCACCTAAACCAGATAATTTTTTTCGAGAGATTAATAAATCAATAATTTTAAATAAAGAAGGCTCAGTTATAGCAGCAACTCCTTCTAAAAAAACTACAATTATATCTACCATAAGTTTTTCCTATAAAGCAATTGGAAATCAAACTTTTGTGATTGATTTGAATCCAAAAAGTTTCGTTGAAATGATTGCTCCAGCAAGAACATTTGGTTTTAAGGATCAATTTCAAGAGTTAAGTGAACTTGGACTAATAAAAGGAGGAAGTTTGGAAAATGCCCTTGTTTGTGATGGTGATAAATGGGTTAATCCTCCATTAAGATTTGATAATGAACCAATAAGACATAAAATTTTAGACCTGATTGGGGACTTGGCTTTGGTAGGGTTACCTAAGGCTCAAATTTTAGTTTATAAAGGATCACATTCTTTAAATGCTTTATTGGCCTCATCGTTAAAAAATTAA
- a CDS encoding BamA/TamA family outer membrane protein produces MQKHFLKFRKVFTNFACSPLILISNNSELAAKYLPNDLERKITTLEINNINNGLFQGFDIKQEKNFFVAENKKNIDEESVLISEIIIQGWENHPEGRKLELAAYDSMSIKPGSIVDNRILNQDLNAIYASGWFSGVKIESQDGPLGVRLIVNVVPNPILKKVELKPIDSVISRAYVDNIFNNFYGTTLNLKELQNKIEIIKQRYTNEGYSLARITGPERISDDGIVTLNVSEGIISDIKLRFPGSDGESIIDGKPRKGKTKDWVIKRELKTQPGTVFNRKVLEADISRLYATSLFDDVKVSLGPDNSNPGQVIIFLDLSEQRTGSLTGGIGYSNSSGIFASIGLQETNALGRAWSTNLNLNFGEYSTTYNFSLSDPWIKGDKHKTSFRTNIFLSRDYPQEFKSENNGRIYAVDDTNTSNLDTYSSVVLEKTGGGFSFSRPLNGGDPFKLAKWRVLAGMNFKKVKMIDGDGNKKPYGDMTPTTGNISDIICIGFTPNNGSCPAENTLVSLIASTSRNNLNNSVNPTSGNKLSFGTEQFVSMGENSPTFNRMRASYSFFVPTKLINLTKACKSSNSTSEDCPQAIGFQFKAGTILGELPPYEAFCMGGTSSVRGWGSCDLAVSKSFVESTVEYRFPVWRMISGALFVDAGSDLGSQKDVPGKPGKLLQKSGSGYSLGGGIGVKTPVGPLRLDIASKDMSGDWRYTLGVGWKF; encoded by the coding sequence ATGCAAAAACATTTTTTAAAATTTAGAAAGGTTTTCACAAATTTTGCTTGCTCTCCCTTGATTTTGATATCTAATAATTCAGAATTAGCTGCTAAGTATTTGCCAAATGACTTAGAGCGAAAAATTACTACGTTAGAAATCAACAATATTAACAATGGTTTATTTCAAGGATTTGATATTAAACAAGAGAAAAATTTCTTTGTTGCAGAAAATAAAAAAAATATTGATGAAGAAAGTGTTCTTATCTCAGAAATAATTATCCAAGGTTGGGAAAATCATCCTGAGGGCCGGAAACTTGAATTAGCTGCATATGATTCGATGAGTATAAAACCAGGAAGTATTGTTGATAATCGAATTTTAAACCAGGATCTAAATGCAATATATGCTAGTGGTTGGTTTTCTGGAGTAAAAATAGAATCTCAAGATGGCCCCTTAGGAGTGAGACTGATTGTAAATGTAGTCCCTAATCCAATTTTGAAGAAAGTTGAACTTAAACCAATAGACTCTGTAATCTCAAGAGCATATGTAGATAATATTTTTAATAATTTTTATGGTACTACTCTTAATTTAAAAGAATTACAAAATAAGATTGAAATAATAAAGCAGCGTTATACAAATGAAGGTTATTCTTTAGCCAGAATTACTGGCCCAGAAAGAATCTCAGATGACGGGATAGTAACATTGAATGTCTCTGAAGGTATCATATCTGATATAAAATTAAGATTTCCAGGGTCTGATGGTGAATCTATTATCGATGGAAAACCTAGAAAAGGAAAAACAAAAGACTGGGTCATAAAAAGAGAGTTAAAAACACAACCTGGTACCGTATTCAATAGGAAGGTTTTAGAAGCTGATATCAGTCGACTCTATGCCACATCATTATTTGATGATGTCAAGGTATCTCTTGGTCCTGATAATTCAAATCCTGGCCAAGTCATAATTTTTTTAGATTTGAGCGAGCAAAGAACTGGATCATTAACTGGTGGCATTGGTTATAGCAATAGCTCAGGGATCTTTGCCTCAATTGGTTTGCAGGAAACAAATGCGCTTGGTAGAGCATGGTCTACCAATCTCAACCTAAATTTTGGAGAATATTCAACAACCTATAATTTTTCTTTATCAGATCCATGGATTAAAGGAGATAAACATAAAACTTCTTTTAGAACAAATATTTTTCTTAGTAGAGATTATCCACAAGAATTTAAAAGTGAAAATAATGGAAGAATATATGCTGTAGATGATACAAATACGTCAAACTTAGATACTTATTCATCAGTAGTTTTAGAAAAGACAGGAGGTGGGTTTTCTTTCTCAAGGCCGCTTAACGGTGGAGATCCATTTAAGCTCGCTAAATGGAGAGTTCTTGCAGGTATGAATTTCAAGAAAGTAAAGATGATTGATGGTGATGGGAACAAGAAACCTTATGGTGATATGACGCCAACGACAGGTAATATAAGCGATATTATCTGTATTGGATTTACGCCAAATAATGGGTCATGCCCTGCAGAAAATACATTGGTAAGTCTTATTGCAAGTACATCTAGAAATAATTTAAACAATTCTGTTAACCCAACTTCAGGAAATAAATTAAGCTTTGGTACCGAACAGTTTGTTTCAATGGGGGAAAACTCCCCAACTTTCAATAGAATGAGAGCATCATATTCATTTTTTGTACCAACAAAATTGATAAATTTAACCAAAGCATGCAAGTCTAGTAATTCTACTAGTGAAGATTGTCCTCAAGCTATTGGTTTTCAATTTAAAGCTGGAACAATTCTTGGGGAATTACCTCCTTATGAAGCATTTTGTATGGGTGGAACGTCATCTGTTAGAGGTTGGGGATCTTGTGATTTGGCTGTAAGTAAAAGTTTTGTTGAGAGCACAGTAGAATATAGATTCCCTGTTTGGAGAATGATATCTGGAGCTTTATTCGTTGATGCAGGCAGTGATTTAGGTTCTCAAAAGGATGTTCCAGGTAAACCTGGTAAATTATTGCAGAAATCAGGTTCTGGTTATTCCCTTGGAGGGGGAATTGGAGTGAAAACACCAGTTGGACCATTAAGATTAGATATTGCTAGTAAGGATATGAGTGGAGATTGGAGATATACACTTGGAGTGGGATGGAAGTTTTAA
- the purC gene encoding phosphoribosylaminoimidazolesuccinocarboxamide synthase has translation MNNKHELIYEGKAKKVFSHDDINKVIIEFKDDATAFNALKKAKFEGKGKLNCLISARIFELLIKNNIPTHFIELKNENTMIAHKINVIPLEIVLRNTAYGSLCQQTTIKPGTTLAKPLIDIYLKNDQLNDPLITRDRIELINILSSEDLDLIIDLTLKINGIMKSFFKNIQLQLVDFKLEFGYDCKKNILLGDEISPDNCRLWDMNQKNDTIVSLDKDRFRNDLGGLIEAYSEINQRINDFI, from the coding sequence ATGAACAATAAACATGAATTGATTTATGAAGGTAAAGCAAAAAAAGTTTTTTCTCATGATGATATAAATAAAGTAATAATTGAATTTAAAGATGATGCCACTGCTTTTAATGCGTTGAAAAAAGCTAAATTTGAAGGGAAGGGCAAACTTAATTGCCTAATAAGCGCAAGAATTTTTGAACTTCTTATAAAGAACAATATCCCAACTCATTTTATTGAACTTAAAAATGAAAATACAATGATTGCCCATAAAATAAATGTAATTCCCTTAGAAATAGTTCTTAGAAATACTGCTTATGGTTCTTTGTGCCAACAAACTACTATTAAACCTGGAACTACACTAGCAAAACCGCTAATTGATATTTATCTCAAAAATGACCAACTTAATGATCCGCTAATTACAAGAGATAGAATTGAATTAATAAATATCCTAAGCTCTGAAGATTTAGATTTAATAATTGATTTAACTTTAAAAATTAATGGAATCATGAAAAGTTTTTTTAAAAATATTCAGCTTCAACTTGTGGATTTTAAGTTGGAATTTGGTTACGACTGTAAGAAAAATATACTTCTTGGCGATGAAATAAGTCCTGATAATTGTAGATTGTGGGATATGAATCAGAAAAATGATACAATTGTAAGCCTAGATAAAGACAGATTTAGAAATGATTTAGGTGGTCTAATTGAAGCTTATAGTGAAATTAATCAAAGAATAAACGATTTCATCTAA